Sequence from the Helianthus annuus cultivar XRQ/B chromosome 13, HanXRQr2.0-SUNRISE, whole genome shotgun sequence genome:
ggaaactaatgaattgacttggaaacagcttgattcacaattaattgtcttgttttattgatttgacaacaatACAGATCAGCagacacgtcggcagcacttcggtaccggaaacatgATCGTTCCAAATGATTTTGCATCAtgggtatttataatggtgaGTATTTCACACGAAATAGGCAGATggaatttcgtgcaaaattaccaaatgctatttcgtacgaaatagccctttgctatttcgtgcgaaatcacccctttacacacaaaccctagatttctcgaactacgtgccctgatctaacaattctaatacaagactcgatacaagacgaagtcgacagacgtatgcaccaacaaataAAACTGAATTTAATACCTAAATTCAGCTTTTTCACTAGAATAGTAATCACAATCCTAGTGTCTACCTAGTTTCTACAATTtcattaatcacctacaatggtgatttcAATTTCACAAATATCATGCAAGGGTTTTTAACAAGAATtcatctagggtttatccctagacatCACACTACTTCCTATTTCAACTATACAACATATATTCAAGCtcaattcttgattttctcatttAACTAAAACTGAACTTGaatcaaaacaccaaaatttTACATATCTTTTTATCCCTGCAACGAGGTGATCACTAGTTCGTGTTTGGAACTTGATTTAGAGTAGATTATAGGCTTCAATTCTTGAGTTTTATACAAACTAGGGTTTGATGGAGAAGTCTGGGTCACCCCCCTGTGTTTgagatcgaccagacacacactaagtgtgtgtgtttggtgttaatTAGCTATTTTAGTCTTTGAGGTTTCGTAATTGACAACTTAAACCCCTaagttttatttttctataaaCTTAGGTATTTTAACCTTGTTATTTGCCATCTTATGACTAGTAACTAGCTGGGTTATGAattcctagttagtttgttcCTGTTTATTTAATACTTTATTATCCtgattttaaattttataaatttcgaggtgttacaagtccaccccccataaaaagggtttcgtccccgaaaccgaattacgtaccgaATAATGTAGGGTAGAGTCGTTGCATTTCCTCTTCGGATTCCCACGTGGTATCCAAACCCTTCCTGTGTTCACATTTGACTTTTACTTGCTTGATCTCTTTGTTCCTTAGGATTTTCACCTTACGGTCCAAAATCGCCATTGGCTTCACCACATAATTAAGGCTATCATTCACCTCGATATCATTGTAGTGGATATAAGCTGTTTCGTCCGCTAGACATTTCCGAAGATGTGACACatggaatgtgctatgaattccgCTTAATTCCTCCGCTAGTTCAAGGCGGTATGCTACCTTTCCTACTCGTTCGACAATCGTAAACGACCCAATAAATCTCAGGCTTAATTTTCCTCTCTTTCTAAACCGGATAACCCCCTTCCATGGGGATACCTTAAGCATGACCTTATCGCCTACCTGAAACTCGATCGGTCTCCTCCTTTTGTCTACATACGACTTTTGT
This genomic interval carries:
- the LOC110901912 gene encoding uncharacterized protein LOC110901912 — translated: MAPYEMLYGRKCRTPVCWGEVGPRELAPQDIVRATNEKIDMVWAHLKAAQDRQKSYVDKRRRPIEFQVGDKVMLKVSPWKGVIRFRKRGKLSLRFIGSFTIVERVGKVAYRLELAEELSGIHSTFHVSHLRKCLADETAYIHYNDIEVNDSLNYVVKPMAILDRKVKILRNKEIKQVKVKCEHRKGLDTTWESEEEMQRLYPTLFGT